A window of the Entelurus aequoreus isolate RoL-2023_Sb linkage group LG28, RoL_Eaeq_v1.1, whole genome shotgun sequence genome harbors these coding sequences:
- the LOC133645201 gene encoding protein sprouty homolog 1-like, translated as MELQSQHGPGGSLALIRQPSQRSDYERDFQHAAILSLDQIKAIRSSNEYTEGPSAAARRPPAPRMPPRPQEKQERTHEVILVNVNNNYERRGSGHHHHHHHHHGGPRVPGLSRSTSTGSAASSGSNGSASSEQGLLARSPPARPGSERPVRTQPKPSALFPPPPLKPDSAKGAWAPAAGHQFICERCGKCKCGECTAPRALPACLACGGQCLCSAESALEHGTCMCLVKGAFYHCSNDDEGDSCADHPCSPSHSHCCPRFLCMGLMSLLFPCLLCYPPVKGCLRACQGCYDRAKRPGCRCKNSNTVYCKLESWAPPRKPS; from the coding sequence ATGGAGCTCCAAAGTCAACATGGCCCCGGCGGTTCGTTAGCGCTGATCCGGCAGCCTTCCCAGAGGTCGGATTACGAGCGGGACTTCCAGCATGCCGCCATCCTCTCCCTGGACCAGATCAAGGCCATCCGCTCCAGCAACGAGTACACGGAGGGGCCCTCGGCTGCGGCGCGGCGGCCCCCGGCGCCCCGCATGCCGCCCAGGCCCCAGGAGAAGCAGGAGAGGACTCACGAGGTCATCCTGGTCAATGTGAACAACAACTATGAGCGCCGGGGGTCCGGGCACCaccaccatcaccatcaccaccACGGTGGTCCCCGGGTGCCGGGGCTGAGTCGCTCCACCAGCACGGGGAGCGCCGCCAGCTCCGGGAGCAACGGCAGCGCCTCCTCCGAGCAGGGACTCCTGGCTCGCTCGCCCCCCGCCAGGCCGGGCTCGGAGCGGCCCGTGCGGACCCAACCCAAGCCGAGCGCCCTTTTCCCCCCGCCCCCTCTTAAACCGGACTCCGCCAAGGGAGCCTGGGCGCCCGCCGCCGGGCACCAGTTCATCTGCGAGCGCTGCGGCAAGTGCAAATGCGGCGAGTGCACGGCGCCCCGCGCCCTCCCGGCGTGCCTGGCGTGCGGCGGCCAGTGCCTGTGCTCGGCGGAGAGCGCGCTGGAGCACGGCACCTGCATGTGCCTGGTGAAGGGCGCCTTCTACCACTGCTCCAACGACGACGAGGGCGACTCCTGCGCCGACCACCCCTGCTCGCCGTCGCACTCGCACTGCTGCCCGCGCTTCCTCTGCATGGGGCTGATGTCGCTGCTCTTCCCCTGCCTGCTGTGCTACCCGCCCGTCAAGGGCTGCCTGCGGGCGTGCCAGGGCTGCTACGACCGCGCCAAGCGCCCCGGCTGCCGCTGCAAGAACTCCAACACCGTGTACTGCAAGCTGGAGAGCTGGGCGCCGCCGCGCAAGCCCTCCTGA